In a single window of the Streptomyces sp. HUAS ZL42 genome:
- a CDS encoding SsgA family sporulation/cell division regulator: MHVVLEHPTRAHVITRTREIAVSATLRYASTDPLAVHITFPARFSLGGEAVTWTFARTLLEEGLGTPAGIGDVHIWPCGPSHTIVEFASPQGLAMIRFDTTALHRFLLRSYAAVPPGDESLEPALDEGLMSLFGGV; the protein is encoded by the coding sequence ATGCACGTCGTCCTGGAGCACCCCACCCGCGCCCACGTGATCACCCGCACCCGGGAGATCGCGGTGTCCGCCACCCTCCGCTACGCCTCCACCGACCCCCTCGCCGTGCACATCACCTTCCCGGCCCGGTTCTCGCTCGGCGGAGAGGCGGTGACGTGGACCTTCGCCCGGACCCTCCTCGAGGAGGGGCTGGGGACCCCCGCCGGAATCGGCGACGTACACATCTGGCCCTGCGGACCGTCGCACACGATCGTGGAGTTCGCCTCACCCCAGGGCCTGGCCATGATCCGCTTCGACACGACCGCCCTCCACCGCTTCCTCCTCCGCTCGTACGCCGCGGTCCCTCCGGGCGACGAGTCCCTGGAACCGGCCCTGGACGAGGGCCTCATGTCGCTGTTCGGCGGGGTCTGA